The Phoenix dactylifera cultivar Barhee BC4 chromosome 15, palm_55x_up_171113_PBpolish2nd_filt_p, whole genome shotgun sequence genome contains a region encoding:
- the LOC103716398 gene encoding amino acid transporter AVT1I isoform X2, protein MEPHVPSKRGTTFFKTCFNGVNALAGLGILSIPYALSQGGWLSLILLFATAVICCYTGLLLQRCMDSNVLVKTYPDIGGLAFGRKGRLIVATFMYLELYLVAIEFLILEGDNLEKLFPYTKFHIGTMKIGASVLWSGVDDGVGFHERGVLLKWSGVPTAVSLFAFCFSGHAVFPTIYTAMRDRTMFSRVLFLCFGLCFLNYGLMAILGYLMYGQSLKSQVTLNLPVGKLSSKIAIYTTLINPFTKYALVVMPIANAVEDWFQVSKNRLISILIRTILVVSTVVLALTVPFFGYVMALTGSFLSSTATMLLPCACYLKVFKNSLRWGFELVIILAVMLSGLAIAIMGTYSSLEQIILNL, encoded by the exons ATGGAGCCCCATGTACCCTCAAAGAGAGGCACCACCTTCTTCAAGACGTGTTTCAATGGCGTCAATGCTCTTGCAG GACTCGGAATACTATCGATTCCATATGCTTTGTCGCAAGGAGGATGGCTAAGCTTGATACTTCTTTTTGCAACGGCAGTCATCTGTTGCTACACAGGGCTTCTCTTGCAACGATGCATGGATTCAAATGTACTCGTTAAGACCTATCCTGATATAGGGGGCTTAGCTTTTGGCCGTAAGGGGAGGCTCATAGTGGCAACCTTCATGTACCTTGAGTTGTATCTAGTGGCGATCGAGTTCTTGATATTAGAAGGTGATAACTTGGAGAAGTTGTTTCCATATACGAAGTTCCATATAGGGACCATGAAGATCGGAG CCTCTGTTCTGTGGTCTGGAGTAGATGACGGGGTTGGGTTTCATGAAAGAGGAGTCCTTCTGAAATGGAGTGGAGTTCCTACTGCTGTGAGTTTATTTGCCTTCTGCTTTAGTGGGCATGCAGTCTTCCCAACCATATATACCGCCATGAGAGATCGAACAATGTTTTCCAGA GTGCTATTCCTCTGTTTTGGGCTCTGTTTTCTTAATTATGGACTTATGGCAATTCTGGGATATTTGATGTATGGTCAGAGTTTGAAGTCTCAGGTGACACTGAATCTTCCTGTGGGGAAGCTGAGCTCGAAGATTGCAATTTACACAACTCTTATCAATCCTTTTACAAAGTATGCACTGGTAGTTATGCCCATCGCAAATGCAGTCGAAGATTGGTTCCAAGTCTCCAAGAATAGGCTCATAAGCATTCTCATCAGAACTATTCTAGTGGTCAGCACAGTGGTTCTGGCCTTGACCGTTCCATTTTTTGGATATGTCATGGCACTTACAGGGTCATTTTTAAGCAGCACAGCTACAATGCTGTTACCATGTGCATGCTACCTCAAGGTCTTTAAGAATTCTCTGAGATGGGGATTTGAGTTAGTAATCATACTAGCTGTGATGCTAAGTGGTTTAGCTATTGCAATCATGGGAACTTACTCTTCCCTAGAGCAAATTATACTTAATTTATGA
- the LOC103716398 gene encoding amino acid transporter AVT1I isoform X1 has translation MEPHVPSKRGTTFFKTCFNGVNALAGLGILSIPYALSQGGWLSLILLFATAVICCYTGLLLQRCMDSNVLVKTYPDIGGLAFGRKGRLIVATFMYLELYLVAIEFLILEGDNLEKLFPYTKFHIGTMKIGGKQGFVLLAALIILPTTWLRSLTMLAYVSLGGVLACLIVVASVLWSGVDDGVGFHERGVLLKWSGVPTAVSLFAFCFSGHAVFPTIYTAMRDRTMFSRVLFLCFGLCFLNYGLMAILGYLMYGQSLKSQVTLNLPVGKLSSKIAIYTTLINPFTKYALVVMPIANAVEDWFQVSKNRLISILIRTILVVSTVVLALTVPFFGYVMALTGSFLSSTATMLLPCACYLKVFKNSLRWGFELVIILAVMLSGLAIAIMGTYSSLEQIILNL, from the exons ATGGAGCCCCATGTACCCTCAAAGAGAGGCACCACCTTCTTCAAGACGTGTTTCAATGGCGTCAATGCTCTTGCAG GACTCGGAATACTATCGATTCCATATGCTTTGTCGCAAGGAGGATGGCTAAGCTTGATACTTCTTTTTGCAACGGCAGTCATCTGTTGCTACACAGGGCTTCTCTTGCAACGATGCATGGATTCAAATGTACTCGTTAAGACCTATCCTGATATAGGGGGCTTAGCTTTTGGCCGTAAGGGGAGGCTCATAGTGGCAACCTTCATGTACCTTGAGTTGTATCTAGTGGCGATCGAGTTCTTGATATTAGAAGGTGATAACTTGGAGAAGTTGTTTCCATATACGAAGTTCCATATAGGGACCATGAAGATCGGAGGTAAACAAGGATTTGTTCTGCTTGCAGCCTTAATAATTTTGCCGACAACATGGCTACGAAGCTTAACCATGCTTGCATATGTTTCTCTTGGTGGGGTCTTGGCTTGTCTCATTGTGGTAGCCTCTGTTCTGTGGTCTGGAGTAGATGACGGGGTTGGGTTTCATGAAAGAGGAGTCCTTCTGAAATGGAGTGGAGTTCCTACTGCTGTGAGTTTATTTGCCTTCTGCTTTAGTGGGCATGCAGTCTTCCCAACCATATATACCGCCATGAGAGATCGAACAATGTTTTCCAGA GTGCTATTCCTCTGTTTTGGGCTCTGTTTTCTTAATTATGGACTTATGGCAATTCTGGGATATTTGATGTATGGTCAGAGTTTGAAGTCTCAGGTGACACTGAATCTTCCTGTGGGGAAGCTGAGCTCGAAGATTGCAATTTACACAACTCTTATCAATCCTTTTACAAAGTATGCACTGGTAGTTATGCCCATCGCAAATGCAGTCGAAGATTGGTTCCAAGTCTCCAAGAATAGGCTCATAAGCATTCTCATCAGAACTATTCTAGTGGTCAGCACAGTGGTTCTGGCCTTGACCGTTCCATTTTTTGGATATGTCATGGCACTTACAGGGTCATTTTTAAGCAGCACAGCTACAATGCTGTTACCATGTGCATGCTACCTCAAGGTCTTTAAGAATTCTCTGAGATGGGGATTTGAGTTAGTAATCATACTAGCTGTGATGCTAAGTGGTTTAGCTATTGCAATCATGGGAACTTACTCTTCCCTAGAGCAAATTATACTTAATTTATGA
- the LOC113463337 gene encoding protein RKD1-like yields the protein MFDGENGFWDDMKDGTENKKAALVCQGEKRGEKKMRKLRESREEKALTFEEVSHYFYMPITQAAKELNIGVTLLKKKCRELGIPRWPHRKLKSLQALIKNVKQYGREEGDVGEAKLIRSAIEILEQEKKLMEKEPATQLEEKTKRLRQACFKANYKKRRLTALEESQDSAAPSYLCMEDCECIY from the exons ATGTTTGATGGAGAGAACGGGTTTTGGGATGATATGAAGGACGGGACCGAGAACAAGAAGGCGGCTTTGGTTTGTCAAGGGGAGaagagaggggagaagaaaatgAGGAAGCTAAGAGAGAGtagggaggagaaggctttaactTTCGAGGAGGTGTCTCACTACTTCTACATGCCCATCACGCAGGCAGCCAAGGAACTCAATATTGGGGTTACGCTGTTGAAGAAGAAGTGCAGGGAGCTAGGCATCCCAAGATGGCCTCATCGCAAGTTGAAGAGCTTGCAGGCCCTCATTAAAAATGTTAAG CAATATGGGAGGGAGGAGGGGGATGTGGGAGAGGCAAAGCTAATAAGGAGTGCAATAGAGATTTTGGAGCAAGAAAAGAAGCTGATGGAGAAGGAGCCTGCGACGCAGCTGGAGGAGAAGACCAAGAGGTTAAGGCAAGCTTGTTTCAAGGCCAattacaagaagagaaggctcaCGGCGCTCGAGGAATCGCAAGATTCTGCAGCTCCTAGCTACCTTTGTATGGAAGATTGTGAGTGTATTTACTGA